GGTAATTTCAACTATACggttactaaaaatagatgtaAAACAGTTTTCGGCCAAGAACTTAAGCTTGGAATGATATATTGTCCACCAAACATGTAGTATATAACATACTTAGATAAAGACCCAATTTGTGACTTTATTTGAGACCCCGCTGTTTATTGAAATTGACTAGTTTTGAATTtcatgttttgagaaatcccccgGATTTTGACCAAAGTATATAGTACgtctacatttacatttacatctccgtgtccgttgtaaaggtctaaTATCAAAATTTTGCTGACAggtttaaacgacttcttataTAAATCGCCAGTCCAGTTTACACCGGTCCATGGATTTGACAACATCCATTTATTTAATGGCTCgcaggtcaatagtcaaaattattggcCCTCGGTCCGAAATGATCAGATTATTGGCACCCGGTCCTCCAGACTCCATGCAGTTGTTatgactattgaccagcaagtaattcaataaatgtatattgacaaaatatattgGTTGTATGGTTGTATGCAAAACTGTGCTACTGTTATCAAAGGCTCGATAAAGTCCCGTTAGGAATATTCAACCTCGGAACCGTAGTGGACCTCTGGTATGCGATACTTTCACTatatgtttaaagatttttccgtCCATCAATGCTACCGTTAAAAAAAGATGCGGTGCGATACAAGCCTTACCAATAGCTAAACATCGGTAGTTTAAGTCAGTAACGTTTGATGCATAACTACTGGTCGATTGTTGTATTTgctatttgataaaatttgtcctagtttttgaaaaGAGATGATATCTTTAATATGTGATATCACGTTTTCCTCAACAACCATCaaagataaaatgaatgtttATCTTTTAAGTAAAGTCATGCAGATTCGTGTAAAGTTTTAAGATTATTTAATTATCATCTAGTAAAGTAAGAGATTTTACggacttttttcaaaataaatttcagcaAAAGCGTCTATAGATGCATCTAAGTGTTTAAAGTAGTTTGTCCCTTGTGGACTCGAAACCTTGCTTAGGAAGTGGTATCAGTTCCTGTGAGGTAGTTAGCCAGCTGCCTACCGGAATGTCTATGGTTTTATCCTGTATCAAAAATCATGTTCTGGTATATTCCTCCGCCGTTGAAGCTGGATTTCGGCATGGAACAGACACTATGTTACGGGTGGTAaacgctgggaatacgcttaaaatgggctGTGCGATGTCCAGTGATAGTGTTGCGCGTAAGAAAGACGAAACATGGAGGTAGATGAACTTCTGTTTTTGCTAAATATGATATATTACCAAATATTC
This Mercenaria mercenaria strain notata chromosome 17, MADL_Memer_1, whole genome shotgun sequence DNA region includes the following protein-coding sequences:
- the LOC123536562 gene encoding uncharacterized protein LOC123536562 isoform X1, yielding MSMVLSCIKNHVLVYSSAVEAGFRHGTDTMLRVVNAGNTLKMGCAMSSDSVARKKDETWRIIIFVTFITNKRPPFPQNPKIFETKNDSELDGNDQNRMKMNERKTAIMSVYV
- the LOC123536562 gene encoding uncharacterized protein LOC123536562 isoform X2, producing MSMVLSCIKNHVLVYSSAVEAGFRHGTDTMLRVVNAGNTLKMGCAMSSDSVARKKDETWRIIIFVTFITNKQLSDDMKIVYMYL